In Podospora pseudopauciseta strain CBS 411.78 chromosome 2 map unlocalized CBS411.78m_2, whole genome shotgun sequence, the genomic stretch GCTGGTGGCCCTGGAAGTGTCGGTGGTCCTGGTAGTCCCATGGGCATGCACGACCAGGTTGGCAGTCCCATTGGTAGCTCTGGTCagggaggcggcggcaagGCTGGTTTCAACGCCtacgagcagcagcagtttgAGCAGCAAAAGtacgagcagcagcagcagcagggccgGAGGGGTGGTAGCAGAGGCGCTCCCGACATGCAGGCTGCCTACAACCAGGGAGGGTatggcggcagcggcggcggcggtagcATGAGCTCGCAGGGCGGACAGGGCGCTCCGACCAGCTGGGAGGGCATGTATGATGATGTCCCTCAGCCGATCATGTCTaccggcggtggtggcggctaCGGTGGTGGAGGCCGGAATTTCAAGAACCGCGGACacaacaaccagcaccaAATGTCCATGTCGCCTGGCCCGTCTGACCCTATGAATGCCCCTCCTGCTAATGCCCCGACGGGACCCAAGAACGCTGGTAGACCTGGCGCCAACATGTaccgtggtggtggaaggggaggtgccCGTGGGTACCATCCTTATGCCAGAGGCTAGGGATCTTCTGGCAGAGATAAACGGGAATACCATCATGAGGAATATTACTGTTGAGTTTGGGGGGCGGGTGGTAGTTATCGATGACGAGTGATGTAGGAGATGGGGACCTGGGGCAACAGAGGTAATTAACTGGGGAAGGGTCAAGgacaaaagccaaaaaaagccaaaacaTAGGGAGTGGTTAGGTAGAGGTGTGGTGCCAGTGGGCTTCTTTGTATTATAGCTAGCACCTTTGCGCAATGATATTTGCTTTCATACCAGCGGTATTTGACCTTAAATCACTGATACAACCTCGTGAACCCCCCCTCCGGCGGCTGCAGCCAATTCCTCTCATCATACTtgtacccctccccctgctCAATAACATGAAAAGTATaaatcatcctccccttttTGCTCAAATTCCTCTCACTCTTGTGAAGCAAATTCCCATGAATCAGCACCAAATCACCcgccttcacctcccccatgaCGTACTCTTCTTCCTCTACCTTTTTATCCTCCCCATACTTCATCTCCCTCGTATCCCTCGGAAATTGTCTTCCCTCattctccaccatctccgtccccgtcctcccccctctgACCAACCTCTGCCTGATCCGACTCCAAAGATGGCTCCCAGGCAAAAAACTCAAACACCCATTCTCCCTCGTCGCATCCTCAAGCGCATACCAAAACCCAACCGCAGACGGAGGGTCGGTGTACAGAAACGTGCTATCCTGATGAGGCGGCACCGCTCCCCCTATCTCGGGCTGCTTGCAGATAACCATGCTCTGCAGACACCTTGGGTCTTCGAACCCGAGATCCTTTGCTACATCTTTTGGCAACGCCCTCTGCCCTGGCACCCCCTTCAACAGTTCCGCAAACGGGGGGGAGAGGCCGTGGAGAAAGTGACCGATCTTGTTGACGGCTAAATGTTTGGGTTTTGTGAGTTGGCCGTCGGGGCCAAAGGCGTCTTGctcgaagaagaagcggaTTTTGTCGCCCGAGGAGAGGAAGTAGTCGTCGCCTACGTGGTCGGTGCCGTCTTGCCCGCCGGTGGAGAATTTTGtcagggggtgggtggtgatgtcgagggaggagaggagggagtgggtttggttgaggaggttggtgacggtggtgggtgggagggccgaggggatgatgaggtagCCGTTGgtgtggaagaaggagagttGTTCCGGGTTGAGGCCGGGTTTGGGTTCCGAGAAGGTGGACATTGTATATTGAAGGGTATATCCAAAGTCCGAGGTGATGAGGTGAGATGGGTGCGATGGTGGTACGTGAGATgtgaaggtgagggtgtgATGGGCAAGCTGTGAGTGACGGGAGCTACCCCGCTAGAGATACACTGATAACCGTTGATATCCGTGCCCCTTCTGATAACAAGgagacatcaccaccacggcaGCACACAGGATCAAGATGAAATCTTGAGGTAACAACGAGAAATGTATTCACATTCGCCAGGAAAAATCAAGCTTGCTTCAGGTCAGAAACTTCCATTCCTGACCCCCATCCCTAGCCCTTGTGATATCAACTCAAAAACCCTCAATGTACCTCGCCATAAAGAGAGAGCAATATACACAAAGCAATGTCCCAAATTTGCGATTTCCAAGCCAAGCGAAAAAGTCAAAGCCCAAGTCCGTAGATATCAACCGGTTCAAGTAAATCACCGCGCAAAAGAGTCAGGTATCCGAATAGAAGCATCGCACCGCAAATGACACCGCAACATCACAAGCCAAAAATCCAGTAATATCAGTCAGaaaccatcaacctcctgcCGTCGTGGCCAACAACGCCATCCACCTTTTCCTTCTGCATCCGCTCACTTCCTCAAGACGGCATCATAGAAGCTCACCAGCCCACCGACTGCTGTGCCGACAAGCACACCCTTCCACCCCGAGTAGACAGCCCCGTTAATTCTCCCAACGTTCACTGGGTCAATCAGGCCGCCAAAGGTGACTCCCTGCGCATAGACCACATACGTCGCCAAAGCCTTGACGATGCTGAATGTCAGCGGATCAACTGCGTACTCCTGTCCGACGTCTTTTCTTGGCCTGCCCCGTGTGGCCACAGCCGGTCCAGAAGACGAGTGCGCGGCCGAGAGATTGAAGAAATAGCCAACCAgactggggaggaggaacgACGTCAAGAACCACGTAAGCGCCGGGCCCCAAAATGACGCCGTCACCAAAGCAAACATATCCGGGAGCTTGACGGGATGATCATGCGTGCCCAAAAGGTTGATTGCCGGAATAGTAAACGCATAGCGGTCTGGTAGAAGTTCTTGGCGGAGCTTGTAGAGCTCAAACAGGGCGATCGTCGACAGAACAGAGTGAACCGTCGAAAGCCATTCTCTCGTTTGGTGCGTCGCCTCGGGGATCTTAGACTCGGAGTAAAGCGTGTTAAGCCTGGTCTTAACGAGAGCCGTGGAACGCTCCACCGATGCGGCAACGTCTGCTGGGGTGGCAGGAAGTTGGGGAAGGCGAGAGGCGAGGCTGAGGGCGCGGCCGGGGGTGCGAacgagggcggtggagagggattCAGATTCATCTTCAGGAGCCTCCGGAGAAGTAGCCGGCGATGGGGAAGCAGACTCGGCGGGACTGCGAGGGGTGGTTAGCTACACCAAAGATAAGAGTCAGACAAGGAGGAACATACTCgaccacaacctcctccttgaccggCAAGGTCTGCCGCCTCTTGGCAACTGTCTTGGTCACAGTCGCATCCAAAGTCACAGGAGGAAACTCCCGCTTCACCGGCGAGTTTTCTGAACGCGCGCGACTGCTGAAGTACCCCTTCAACTTGGGGTTGGCCTGAAACCGCGCCGGGCTGGCGCTGACGAACTCGTCGATGGCCTGCTCGAGATCCGACTTGAGAAGCTTCTCATAGCTGTGAAGGAGGGCGCGCGTGTTAGCCATGTCGCGTCATCACGAGAGGGGGCGTCAGATAAGTTAAAGTGGAATGCGCTCGGCCAGTGCGTTGCATGCGCGCACGCGCAAAGTGCCAGTGAGGATAAGATAGGGCAAGTCCATCCCTTGCATGTGCATCTGAACAATGTATATATGATGATAGAGAGAGTAAAACATACTTTGTGAGCCCGATCGCATCCGCCAGATCAACGAGATCCGACTTGCGCTGGCGCGACAGCCATCCGTTTCCGCTAGACATGTTTTCTTGTTCTCTCCGAGTCAAGCGATCAAGATATCGAGTTGGATCGCGCAAATGAAGCGATTGGGATAGGTTTCAATCTATGGGTACAAAAGCGGTGTAGGGCGAAAGACGGGGCGACAACAAGAGGGGTTACTTTTGagttgttttgttttgtgtcGCGAAGTGGgcgggtggttgttgtttgcaagattgggggaggggagaccGGCAGAATAGGGCAGTGTGGGGAAATGAACTGGGATGATGCCGATGGGGGGAACCACAACAACGTTGGACGGAGCTCTCGAGGATTGTGCTCTTTTGGGCTGACGACCTCCCAAACTGGCCAAAATTCGGGGGgctgggagaggatggcCTCACTGAGGTCATCTGAGGAGGTGATGCGCTGGCCAATCAAGATTCTCTTGTTGTGACCTGTCAGCGATGGCCCTGCTTGTTGAGTTGTCAACCAGTTGGCCGGGCTATGTGCTGGTGAGGAAGTAACAACGGGGAGAGCTTTGAGGAGAAATCTGGAATTATCAGATAGTGTATATACGTTTAAACTCTGGCTCTCTATGACAGCTCAACATCATTGACAAACCGctctttccctctcttcaCTATCCTCACAGGCACATGTTTGCCCCCGTGTAACTTGAGCGTCAGGACCGACGTTGCCTCATTCAGTGTCTTTTGCGCTTTTGCCTGGGCCTTCTTGTAGAGCTCTCTTCTGGCTGCTGCGTCCATAttctccacctccccgtcGCTCGCCCACTCGTCCACCGCGAGCTCCACACTATACTTTTGAAAAATCACCGCCAGCACAGCATTCATCTCCACCATGGCGATTCGGCGTCCCAAGCATGACCGAGGTCCATCACTGAAGGGAATGTAGCTACCCCTGACCGGCCGATAGAACGAGGCGCTGGTGTCACTCCCCTGAAAGCCGCCATAATCCACCCCATCGCcttcctcgtccttctcATCGTCGGTTCCTGTGTTCTGAGTTTGGTACCACCTGTCGGGCAGAAAATCGTCAAGATCCGTAGGGGCGCCAGTCTTCTCTGATGATTTGGTGGGCCAAAATCGCGGGTTGCGCTGTACGCTGACGGCCATCAGGTTACACGAAAGTCCTGAAGGTAAGACATGAGTCTTCCCCTGAGCTGTGATGGTCTGATCCGAGCTGGCCGAGACAACTTTGGGAATAAGCGTGACCGGTGGCATCAAACGGAGCGTCTCGTTGATGCAGGCACCAATGTGGCTGGCCGTCATGGCATTGATGTTCTTTTCATAGTCCCAGGTCGATGGGTCGGAGTCTCCAAACAAAGAATCGACATCCTTTTGCAGACGGCGTTGCGTGGCAGGGTTGATTGCGAGCTCGGCGATGGCGAAGTGAAGTGTGTTGGCGGTTGTTTCATGGCCGGCTACGATCATAATGAAAGCATTGCCGACGATTTCAGCGTCGTCAAGACCGGCTTGTTTAGCTTTTTCAGACGGGGAGAGGCCGTATTTCGATTGAACGAGCTGTCCCATGATGTCCATTCCCTCCTTGGTGGATTCGCCAGCCTGAGCCTCCTTCGCCTTGTCGCGCAAGAATTCATCCATGTACTGGAGATagttggccttggcctcgtAAGTGTAGCTCGCAAATTTGAAGGGTAGATGTTCTAGGACAAGGTAAGtttgtgatgatgatcaaGAACCAAAAATGGGCAACATACTAAGAAGAAAGTCGGGAAAAACAAGAATGGTGATAATCTTGTCCAAGGTCCGCTCAACTGATTTGGCAAAGGTGATGGAATGTCCGTCTGGAGGATCCAGACTGCCATACTTGACCAGTTTAGGGTCGGTGTCTTCAGGCATTTTCTGATTTGGCCACAATAAACGAAGGCCAAAGCCAACATAGCCGATGACATTCAGCGCCCAAGTCATGGTGTCATGCTCGAGTGTTGTGATGGTCTTGGTCGTGCCCTTGGTCTCTCCGCCCGCACCAAAAAGCTCGTCCAACATACCACGGGTCTGGTAGATGGCCTCGGAAAAGGTGTGAGCAGCATTCTTCTCGTTGAAACTGGCACTCGTAACCTTCCGGTGTAGCCTCCAGGT encodes the following:
- a CDS encoding uncharacterized protein (COG:I; EggNog:ENOG503NV6P) encodes the protein MSTFSEPKPGLNPEQLSFFHTNGYLIIPSALPPTTVTNLLNQTHSLLSSLDITTHPLTKFSTGGQDGTDHVGDDYFLSSGDKIRFFFEQDAFGPDGQLTKPKHLAVNKIGHFLHGLSPPFAELLKGVPGQRALPKDVAKDLGFEDPRCLQSMVICKQPEIGGAVPPHQDSTFLYTDPPSAVGFWYALEDATRENGCLSFLPGSHLWSRIRQRLVRGGRTGTEMVENEGRQFPRDTREMKYGEDKKVEEEEYVMGEVKAGDLVLIHGNLLHKSERNLSKKGRMIYTFHVIEQGEGYKYDERNWLQPPEGGFTRLYQ
- a CDS encoding uncharacterized protein (EggNog:ENOG503P23J); the encoded protein is MSSGNGWLSRQRKSDLVDLADAIGLTNYEKLLKSDLEQAIDEFVSASPARFQANPKLKGYFSSRARSENSPVKREFPPVTLDATVTKTVAKRRQTLPVKEEVVVDPAESASPSPATSPEAPEDESESLSTALVRTPGRALSLASRLPQLPATPADVAASVERSTALVKTRLNTLYSESKIPEATHQTREWLSTVHSVLSTIALFELYKLRQELLPDRYAFTIPAINLLGTHDHPVKLPDMFALVTASFWGPALTWFLTSFLLPSLVGYFFNLSAAHSSSGPAVATRGRPRKDVGQEYAVDPLTFSIVKALATYVVYAQGVTFGGLIDPVNVGRINGAVYSGWKGVLVGTAVGGLVSFYDAVLRK
- a CDS encoding uncharacterized protein (EggNog:ENOG503NZWY; COG:Q); translated protein: MIKYSHTRYLDASPIGLWWQLGIKIWSPMIKILPKWIWEYRLLVMTPDWAYSTGQKVFEYLGTDTFLTVSPYDILMYTQDAEVIHRITQRREAFPKDIDKYSLLSMFGHNVLTTEAQTWRLHRKVTSASFNEKNAAHTFSEAIYQTRGMLDELFGAGGETKGTTKTITTLEHDTMTWALNVIGYVGFGLRLLWPNQKMPEDTDPKLVKYGSLDPPDGHSITFAKSVERTLDKIITILVFPDFLLKHLPFKFASYTYEAKANYLQYMDEFLRDKAKEAQAGESTKEGMDIMGQLVQSKYGLSPSEKAKQAGLDDAEIVGNAFIMIVAGHETTANTLHFAIAELAINPATQRRLQKDVDSLFGDSDPSTWDYEKNINAMTASHIGACINETLRLMPPVTLIPKVVSASSDQTITAQGKTHVLPSGLSCNLMAVSVQRNPRFWPTKSSEKTGAPTDLDDFLPDRWYQTQNTGTDDEKDEEGDGVDYGGFQGSDTSASFYRPVRGSYIPFSDGPRSCLGRRIAMVEMNAVLAVIFQKYSVELAVDEWASDGEVENMDAAARRELYKKAQAKAQKTLNEATSVLTLKLHGGKHVPVRIVKRGKERFVNDVELS